One window from the genome of Xenorhabdus bovienii SS-2004 encodes:
- a CDS encoding phage major capsid protein, which yields MAVELKDVEQIAQEIKGRFDEFKEKNDKRFDAIEAEKGKLAGQVDTLNGKLSELDSLKTALEEELAGLKRPAGGSNNKAASEHKTAFTQFIRKGKDDGLAELEQKAMQTVSDPEGGYAVPEELDRNIISALKDEVVMRAECSVVSVGNPNFKRLVNQGGTNSGWVGETDERPETKTPKLTPIEPTWGEIYGNPAATQTMLDDAFFDVEAFITAELAQEFAEQEEDAFTHGDGVKKPKGLLAYGSDAQTDKERKWGTLQHLLLKKPTEVTADEIMQLIYTLRKPYRNGAKFMMNNKMLFTVRTLKDSQGNYLWQPGLQLGQPSALLGYGIAENEQFADVGADAVPVAFGNFKRCYTILDRMGVRILRDPYTHKPFIHFYTTKRVGSLLVDSNAVKLLKAGGGKS from the coding sequence ATGGCAGTTGAATTGAAAGACGTTGAACAGATCGCGCAGGAAATCAAGGGGCGCTTTGACGAGTTCAAAGAGAAGAATGATAAACGCTTTGACGCGATTGAGGCCGAAAAAGGCAAACTGGCGGGGCAGGTTGACACCCTGAACGGCAAGCTGTCTGAACTGGATAGCCTGAAAACCGCACTGGAAGAAGAACTGGCGGGACTGAAACGCCCGGCAGGCGGCAGCAATAACAAGGCCGCGTCTGAGCACAAAACCGCCTTTACCCAGTTTATCCGCAAGGGTAAGGATGACGGGCTGGCCGAACTGGAGCAGAAAGCCATGCAGACCGTCAGTGATCCCGAGGGCGGTTATGCCGTTCCCGAAGAGCTGGATCGTAATATCATCAGCGCCCTGAAAGATGAAGTGGTGATGCGGGCAGAATGCAGCGTGGTGTCCGTCGGTAATCCCAACTTTAAGCGGCTGGTCAATCAGGGTGGCACCAACAGTGGCTGGGTCGGCGAAACCGATGAACGCCCGGAAACGAAAACACCGAAGCTGACGCCCATCGAACCGACCTGGGGTGAGATTTACGGTAATCCCGCCGCCACCCAGACCATGCTGGACGATGCCTTCTTTGATGTGGAGGCCTTCATCACGGCGGAGCTGGCACAGGAATTTGCCGAGCAGGAAGAAGACGCCTTTACCCACGGCGACGGGGTCAAGAAGCCGAAGGGATTACTGGCCTACGGCAGTGACGCGCAGACCGACAAAGAGCGCAAGTGGGGCACCTTGCAGCACCTGCTGCTGAAAAAGCCGACCGAAGTGACGGCGGACGAAATCATGCAGCTGATCTACACCCTACGCAAGCCGTACCGCAACGGGGCAAAGTTCATGATGAACAACAAGATGCTGTTCACCGTGCGCACCCTGAAAGACAGTCAGGGCAATTATCTGTGGCAACCGGGTCTGCAACTGGGGCAACCCTCTGCGTTGCTGGGCTACGGCATTGCGGAAAATGAGCAGTTTGCCGATGTGGGCGCGGACGCCGTGCCGGTGGCGTTCGGTAACTTCAAGCGTTGCTACACCATTCTGGATCGCATGGGCGTACGCATATTGCGTGACCCGTACACCCACAAGCCGTTCATCCACTTTTACACCACCAAGCGCGTGGGGTCTTTGCTGGTGGACAGCAACGCGGTGAAACTGCTGAAAGCGGGTGGCGGTAAATCATAA
- a CDS encoding head-tail connector protein, producing the protein MPLPTIEELRLQCKIDETQDDDLLLNYLASAREKAENYLNRKLYEDRVPDDDLDGILITPLIKLALMLAVGFWYEHREPNVLASGFKELLNDYRIRPMRGK; encoded by the coding sequence ATGCCCTTACCCACCATTGAAGAACTGCGGTTGCAGTGCAAGATAGATGAGACGCAGGACGATGACCTGTTACTGAATTATCTTGCCAGTGCCAGAGAGAAGGCCGAGAACTACCTGAACCGTAAACTCTATGAAGACAGGGTGCCGGACGATGATCTTGACGGCATTCTGATCACCCCGTTAATTAAGCTGGCCTTAATGCTGGCAGTGGGGTTCTGGTATGAACACCGTGAACCTAATGTATTAGCCAGTGGATTTAAAGAGCTGCTTAACGACTACCGGATCAGACCCATGAGGGGGAAATAA
- a CDS encoding tape measure protein gives MAKLRELIIKISANSSSYQAEIARAARLGENYHRVMENGNRGAAAAARGSRAALRDLNSQLVSVKDSAVGMAGAFAGIFATSKLIETADKWTNLNSRLKLATASSIDLANSQRLLMEMSQKTGTSFEANATVFARAAAPMRALQYASQDIVNMTEALSTGLRISGANASESSSVLVQFSQAMSSGVLRGEEFNAMAENGSRIIQALADGMGVARTQLKGMANDGLLTMDKVIPALLSQLEKLKAEGLSMGATVEKSLMRVQNAFMEWIGGANEATGTTRVLAGVLDDLSKNINDVAAAGAVAVGLFGARALGNRVSAIGASTSALIQNSRAEINNADQAYRNSQVQVASARASAYQAQQNVIAARSRLLQTTNTQTFAAAEARLNRTLVAEAAAQARVTQSINARAAAQARLNAVTSLGSRMGGALLGAVGGLPGILIMAAGAAYLLYQNQKQAKEEARAHAKEATKIKEELSKMDPVQLRDTKNQLKEDLAVAKEDVEKFRKEMNKNQISLNLFMKDKSNGKNTDIKITEFSTKLSESRSAYEAALKTVGEITSALTSLGDQQTINGEKEKRFITAINEMRKTGNVTLALQNQKLELTVELLERIKNSSIDVSGIHIPVPVVKFEPNDKIKSLLKDQEREIDLSKRKGLDKVRREAYYKAVDGGLNPDDRQQKPYVNQVINNAAQVYQNAEALRKQDEAARKAQSEAESATRKAAKTAEDYTNKVAELNTQLATEAIRYKEGNAAAELFANSQNNVSKFTQEQNNHLNQLNKRLEETKQRYQDLQAAIEADPFRNVAKRTQEATEQLERQKNNGQIESPAEYTYRKGDIWKDEVRGNADARQQYAVSARDNLRGEVDPIQDLENQLERKKALYQSYADATVISEQRKNELIAAAETENNTKRIEAAKQLFAAQSTYHAIAVNLFDTVSERMGNMITGLLTGTKSLKEGISEMFASMAQSVVQSLMKIAANKAFEMLASSFGGGAGGAFNGFMSTFVKNAKGGVYNSPSLSSYSGQIVNSPTLFAFAKGAGLMGEAGPEAIMPLTRSADGSLGVRAISPKGLGDQGGTNINVYITDGKTESSSSKGDNDAFGRRFAQAVAQVYYAERDRDLRQGGAINKAIRAK, from the coding sequence GTGGCAAAACTGCGTGAACTGATTATCAAAATCTCGGCCAATTCCAGCTCGTATCAGGCGGAAATCGCCCGGGCTGCCCGGCTGGGAGAAAATTACCACCGGGTGATGGAAAATGGCAACCGGGGTGCGGCGGCGGCGGCGCGTGGCAGCCGTGCCGCCCTGCGTGACCTGAACAGCCAGCTGGTTTCAGTGAAAGACTCTGCCGTCGGGATGGCGGGCGCGTTTGCCGGCATCTTCGCCACCAGTAAACTGATTGAAACCGCCGACAAATGGACAAACCTCAATTCCCGCTTGAAACTGGCGACGGCGTCCAGTATCGATTTAGCCAATAGCCAGCGGTTATTGATGGAGATGAGTCAAAAAACCGGAACATCATTCGAGGCCAATGCCACGGTCTTTGCCCGTGCGGCTGCCCCGATGCGGGCACTCCAATATGCCTCACAAGACATTGTTAATATGACGGAAGCGCTATCGACGGGGTTGAGAATATCAGGCGCGAATGCTTCAGAATCCAGTTCGGTATTGGTTCAGTTCTCGCAAGCGATGTCGTCCGGTGTCCTGCGGGGTGAAGAATTTAACGCGATGGCGGAGAACGGCAGTCGAATCATTCAGGCACTGGCTGACGGTATGGGCGTCGCCAGAACCCAATTAAAAGGCATGGCGAACGACGGCCTGTTGACGATGGATAAAGTCATTCCCGCTTTACTGAGCCAACTGGAGAAACTGAAAGCAGAAGGCCTTTCAATGGGGGCGACGGTTGAAAAATCCCTGATGCGCGTACAAAACGCCTTCATGGAATGGATCGGTGGGGCGAATGAAGCCACGGGTACTACCCGCGTTCTCGCCGGGGTACTGGATGACCTGTCTAAAAATATTAACGACGTCGCTGCGGCGGGCGCAGTGGCAGTCGGTCTGTTCGGGGCGCGGGCGCTGGGTAACAGGGTATCAGCGATTGGGGCATCAACCTCTGCGCTGATCCAGAATTCCCGCGCCGAAATTAATAACGCGGATCAAGCTTACCGTAACTCTCAGGTTCAGGTTGCCTCAGCGAGAGCCAGCGCTTATCAGGCACAACAAAACGTTATCGCCGCGCGTTCACGCCTGCTTCAGACGACAAACACACAGACCTTCGCCGCCGCAGAAGCGAGACTGAACCGGACACTGGTCGCAGAAGCGGCAGCGCAGGCCAGAGTGACGCAAAGCATCAATGCAAGAGCCGCCGCACAAGCGCGACTCAATGCGGTCACCTCGCTCGGTTCAAGAATGGGCGGTGCGCTGCTCGGCGCTGTCGGTGGACTGCCGGGGATACTGATTATGGCCGCCGGTGCAGCCTACCTGCTGTACCAAAACCAAAAGCAGGCCAAAGAAGAAGCCCGGGCGCACGCGAAAGAGGCGACAAAAATCAAGGAAGAACTGAGCAAGATGGATCCTGTTCAACTCAGGGACACCAAGAATCAGTTAAAAGAAGATCTTGCCGTGGCTAAAGAGGATGTGGAAAAGTTCAGGAAGGAGATGAATAAAAACCAAATCAGCCTCAATCTTTTCATGAAGGATAAAAGCAACGGTAAAAATACTGACATCAAGATCACCGAGTTCAGCACTAAACTTTCAGAAAGCCGTTCGGCGTATGAAGCTGCCCTGAAAACGGTCGGTGAAATCACGTCTGCCCTCACGAGTCTGGGTGACCAACAGACAATCAATGGGGAGAAAGAGAAAAGGTTCATCACAGCGATTAACGAAATGCGCAAAACCGGCAATGTGACGCTGGCGCTGCAAAATCAAAAGCTGGAACTCACGGTCGAGCTACTGGAACGGATCAAAAACTCAAGCATTGATGTATCAGGTATTCACATTCCCGTACCGGTAGTGAAATTCGAGCCAAACGACAAAATAAAGTCGTTACTGAAAGACCAGGAAAGGGAAATTGATCTTTCTAAAAGAAAGGGATTAGATAAAGTCAGGCGTGAGGCGTATTACAAAGCCGTTGATGGGGGGTTGAATCCGGATGATAGGCAACAAAAGCCCTATGTGAATCAGGTCATTAATAACGCGGCTCAGGTATACCAAAATGCCGAAGCCCTACGGAAGCAGGACGAAGCCGCCCGAAAAGCTCAAAGCGAGGCAGAAAGTGCCACACGGAAAGCCGCCAAAACCGCAGAAGATTACACGAATAAAGTGGCCGAACTGAATACGCAACTGGCCACCGAAGCGATCCGCTATAAAGAGGGCAATGCTGCCGCCGAGCTATTCGCCAATTCTCAAAATAACGTCAGTAAGTTTACTCAGGAACAGAACAACCACCTGAACCAGCTTAACAAGCGACTGGAGGAAACTAAGCAGCGTTATCAGGACTTACAGGCTGCTATCGAAGCGGATCCATTCCGTAATGTTGCTAAAAGAACCCAAGAAGCGACAGAGCAACTGGAGCGGCAGAAGAACAATGGTCAAATTGAGTCACCCGCCGAATACACCTATCGAAAAGGGGATATCTGGAAAGACGAGGTTAGAGGCAATGCGGACGCCAGACAGCAGTATGCCGTTTCCGCCAGAGATAACTTACGGGGCGAAGTTGACCCAATACAGGATCTGGAAAACCAACTTGAACGCAAAAAGGCGCTTTATCAGTCCTATGCTGACGCAACTGTTATCAGTGAACAGCGTAAGAATGAACTGATTGCGGCCGCCGAAACGGAAAACAACACGAAACGCATTGAAGCGGCGAAACAGTTATTTGCTGCCCAAAGTACCTATCACGCAATCGCAGTCAACCTGTTTGATACTGTCAGCGAACGCATGGGCAACATGATTACGGGGCTGCTAACCGGAACTAAATCGCTCAAAGAAGGCATTTCTGAAATGTTCGCTTCAATGGCACAGAGCGTCGTTCAGAGTTTAATGAAAATTGCTGCGAATAAGGCATTTGAAATGCTGGCCTCTTCATTCGGTGGCGGTGCGGGGGGGGCGTTCAACGGCTTCATGTCTACGTTCGTCAAGAATGCCAAAGGCGGTGTTTATAATTCTCCCAGTCTGAGTAGCTACAGCGGTCAGATAGTCAATAGTCCGACATTGTTTGCATTTGCGAAAGGGGCGGGACTGATGGGTGAAGCGGGGCCGGAAGCCATCATGCCGCTGACCCGTAGTGCCGATGGCTCTCTGGGTGTACGTGCTATTTCCCCAAAGGGCTTGGGTGATCAAGGGGGCACCAATATCAATGTCTACATCACGGACGGGAAAACTGAAAGTTCATCATCGAAAGGCGATAATGACGCCTTCGGGCGTCGTTTTGCTCAGGCCGTCGCTCAGGTCTACTACGCTGAACGTGACAGGGATTTGCGGCAGGGTGGTGCAATCAACAAAGCGATAAGGGCGAAATAA
- a CDS encoding phage tail assembly protein T, whose product MLTLALRLGKTLSELQGGLSASELMLWLAYDRENPLSDRRGDIQAAQIASAVYQSQGVKVGLSEALLQWGNPDEESGDDFENFFANLT is encoded by the coding sequence ATGCTGACGCTGGCCCTGCGCCTCGGTAAAACCCTGTCCGAATTGCAGGGCGGGTTAAGTGCCAGCGAACTGATGCTGTGGCTGGCCTACGACCGCGAAAACCCCCTCAGCGACCGTCGGGGTGACATTCAGGCCGCGCAAATTGCCTCCGCGGTTTATCAGTCACAGGGTGTCAAAGTCGGGCTGAGCGAGGCGCTGCTGCAATGGGGCAATCCCGATGAGGAAAGCGGCGACGACTTCGAAAACTTCTTTGCTAATCTCACATAG
- a CDS encoding HK97-gp10 family putative phage morphogenesis protein has protein sequence MTTVDLSALKDLSRDLELLSKAENDKVLRKGMYAGAKVLRDETRSRAPKRTGKLKKNIMAVNRKKQRDGSISSGVYVRGSNQSGTNSDPKMKKNDPRNAYYWRFLEKGTSRMAPKPFIDPAFESKSDAAADAVFNAALKAIDEVLAK, from the coding sequence ATGACCACCGTGGATCTTTCAGCACTCAAAGACCTGTCGCGGGATTTGGAGCTGCTCAGCAAGGCTGAGAACGACAAAGTACTACGTAAAGGCATGTATGCCGGGGCGAAAGTGCTGCGCGATGAGACCCGCAGCCGTGCCCCCAAACGCACCGGTAAACTCAAAAAGAACATTATGGCGGTTAACCGCAAAAAACAGCGGGACGGCTCCATCTCTTCGGGCGTTTATGTGCGGGGATCGAATCAATCCGGCACCAACAGCGACCCCAAAATGAAGAAAAACGACCCCCGCAACGCCTACTACTGGCGCTTTCTGGAAAAAGGCACCTCAAGGATGGCCCCGAAGCCGTTCATTGATCCGGCCTTTGAATCCAAATCAGATGCCGCCGCCGACGCGGTATTTAATGCGGCGTTGAAAGCCATTGATGAGGTACTGGCAAAATGA
- a CDS encoding phage tail protein, producing MEIFTWLPRVNASSNVEFAIRKAKFGDGYEQVSGAGINPKSMRWTLDFVGNEKHITEIIAFLDRHEGHKSFIWTPPLASKGLFRCESYKYQAIDYKTYALSTEFIEAHAP from the coding sequence ATGGAAATATTCACATGGCTGCCGCGCGTGAATGCCAGTTCCAATGTTGAATTTGCGATCCGAAAAGCGAAATTCGGTGACGGTTATGAACAGGTCTCTGGTGCGGGGATTAACCCCAAGTCGATGAGATGGACATTGGATTTTGTCGGTAATGAAAAACACATTACTGAGATTATCGCCTTTCTTGACCGGCATGAAGGGCATAAGTCATTTATCTGGACGCCCCCGCTGGCGAGCAAGGGGCTGTTTCGGTGCGAGAGCTATAAGTATCAGGCCATTGATTACAAAACCTATGCCCTGTCAACTGAATTCATTGAGGCGCACGCGCCATAG
- a CDS encoding phage tail tube protein: protein MAKYEKTLATSLSVSAEAANDATSTLIKWVAIDTSVKEINYTGGQKSDIEVTTLGSREQEMINGLAAPAEITLSGHWTADEEGQDILRLAYSTDQAYAFRVQFPSGNGYTFLAEVRQESWQAAANGIVSASFTLRMKGRPTPLAKKLQTNTQEGQ, encoded by the coding sequence ATGGCTAAGTATGAAAAAACACTGGCGACCTCGCTGTCGGTTTCTGCTGAGGCAGCCAATGACGCAACCAGCACCCTGATAAAATGGGTGGCAATTGACACTTCCGTCAAAGAAATCAACTACACCGGCGGTCAAAAAAGTGACATTGAGGTCACTACGCTCGGTTCCCGTGAACAGGAGATGATTAACGGACTGGCGGCCCCGGCTGAAATTACCCTCTCCGGGCACTGGACGGCCGACGAGGAAGGGCAGGACATTTTGCGCCTCGCCTACAGCACCGACCAAGCCTATGCCTTCCGTGTCCAGTTCCCCAGCGGCAATGGCTATACCTTCTTGGCTGAGGTCAGGCAGGAATCATGGCAGGCTGCCGCCAATGGCATCGTCAGCGCCTCCTTCACCTTGCGCATGAAAGGCCGCCCGACACCGCTGGCGAAAAAACTGCAAACCAACACACAGGAAGGACAATAA
- a CDS encoding phage head closure protein yields MNIGRLRHRITIQGIRTRQTSSGGVVNERYTVATVWAEAKFISGREVVAAKAVLSESVVRFWVRYRADIDTTMAIIFRGKTYAIQAVMPDNKLTLLELLCQEGVKQ; encoded by the coding sequence ATGAATATCGGCCGATTGCGCCACCGCATCACGATTCAGGGTATCCGCACCCGACAGACGTCTTCGGGCGGCGTTGTCAACGAACGCTACACCGTGGCAACGGTGTGGGCGGAGGCGAAATTTATCAGCGGCCGCGAGGTGGTGGCGGCCAAGGCAGTGTTATCTGAAAGTGTTGTCCGGTTCTGGGTGCGTTACCGCGCTGATATCGACACCACCATGGCTATCATTTTCCGGGGCAAAACTTACGCCATTCAGGCAGTGATGCCGGACAATAAATTAACCCTGTTGGAATTACTCTGTCAGGAGGGCGTAAAACAATGA
- a CDS encoding phage tail assembly chaperone, which translates to MNIRQLALTPKLGFRTKTVTVTEWDNATVTLREPSAGAWIRWNEVTSPTDKEGTLSTAEKVLRNTRADVVLFIDVLCDEHGEPVFTPDDMEAVMDIYAPVHSRLLHQALSLVTTGDEAEKKSDLH; encoded by the coding sequence ATGAATATTCGTCAACTGGCATTAACCCCGAAACTGGGCTTTCGCACCAAAACGGTAACCGTGACTGAGTGGGATAACGCCACCGTCACCCTGCGTGAACCGTCAGCTGGGGCATGGATCCGCTGGAATGAAGTGACCTCGCCAACAGACAAAGAAGGAACACTCTCCACGGCAGAAAAGGTGCTGCGCAATACCCGTGCCGATGTCGTGCTGTTTATCGATGTGCTGTGCGATGAACACGGTGAACCGGTCTTTACTCCGGACGATATGGAGGCCGTGATGGATATCTACGCCCCCGTGCATTCCCGCCTGTTACATCAGGCACTCAGTCTGGTGACCACCGGTGATGAAGCCGAAAAAAAGTCCGATCTCCATTAA
- a CDS encoding DUF3168 domain-containing protein encodes MTDGDLFTLLVPVLPGRVFPYLIPQTERKTAAPWCVFSTYSIYTDVLSGQSVKMTRVQIDAYAPGLDDADRICGDAFSAIKTLQPFEVERENSYENDTGLYRATVEFKIYS; translated from the coding sequence ATGACAGACGGCGATTTGTTTACATTGTTAGTTCCGGTACTGCCCGGCCGGGTGTTTCCCTATTTAATCCCGCAAACCGAAAGAAAAACCGCGGCGCCGTGGTGCGTATTTTCCACCTACAGTATCTACACCGATGTACTGAGCGGCCAGTCGGTCAAAATGACGCGGGTTCAGATTGATGCCTACGCGCCCGGGCTGGACGACGCCGACCGGATTTGTGGCGACGCCTTCAGTGCCATCAAAACATTGCAACCTTTTGAAGTAGAACGTGAGAACAGTTACGAAAATGACACGGGGCTGTATCGCGCGACCGTCGAATTTAAAATCTATTCCTAA
- a CDS encoding HK97 family phage prohead protease, producing MMTKKRLDVPLKIKSVSDSGEFEGYGSVFGVKDSYDDIVLPGAFENSLKQWGEKGGLPALLWQHRMDEPIGIYTEMKEDEVGLYLKGRLLIDDDPLAKRAHAHLKAGSLSGLSIGYLLKEWEYDRTKEAFLLKELDLWEVSLVTFPANDEARVSEVKSAFARGDIPAPKSIERVLRDVGLSRSQAKAFMAEGYGALSLRDAETDVSILNALKTLTFE from the coding sequence ATGATGACCAAAAAACGGCTTGATGTCCCCCTGAAAATCAAATCGGTCAGCGACTCCGGCGAGTTCGAAGGCTACGGTTCGGTGTTCGGGGTGAAAGACAGTTATGACGATATTGTGTTACCCGGTGCCTTTGAAAACTCGCTGAAGCAGTGGGGCGAAAAAGGCGGCTTACCCGCGTTGCTCTGGCAGCACCGGATGGACGAACCCATCGGTATCTATACCGAGATGAAAGAAGATGAGGTCGGGCTGTACCTGAAAGGGCGGTTGCTGATTGACGACGATCCGCTGGCGAAACGGGCGCATGCCCACCTGAAAGCGGGGTCACTGTCCGGCCTGTCGATTGGCTACCTCCTGAAAGAATGGGAATACGACCGGACGAAAGAGGCCTTTTTACTGAAAGAACTCGATTTATGGGAAGTGAGTCTGGTGACCTTTCCGGCCAATGACGAAGCCCGGGTCAGTGAGGTGAAATCGGCCTTTGCCCGGGGTGACATTCCCGCCCCAAAAAGTATTGAACGGGTCCTGCGCGACGTCGGACTCTCCCGCTCCCAGGCCAAGGCATTTATGGCTGAGGGGTACGGCGCGTTGTCTCTGCGTGACGCTGAAACGGACGTGTCCATTTTGAATGCATTAAAAACCCTTACTTTTGAATAA
- a CDS encoding phage portal protein, with translation MFFPGLFRKSADPMTSRELSELIGLSYDTYTGRRVSPRMAMQLTAVFSCVRVLAESVGMLPCSLYEQLARGNKRATRERLNTLLSVKPNNYMTPQEFWELLIACLCLRGNFYAYKVKALGEVVELLPLEPGSVVPKLNSDWLPEYQVTFPNGDSRTLTQDEIWHVRIFTLDGLIGLSPIAYARQAIGLGLATEEHGSRLFGNGAVTSGVLQTDQSLTDDAFDRLKADFESRHQGLVNAHKPMILEMGLQWKQISLSAEDAQFLETRKFQLEEICRIFRVPLHMVQNTDRATFNNIENLGIGFINYSLVPYLTRIEQRINAGLVKGTKQGQFYAKFNTGALLRGDMKSRFEAYTRGINWGIYSPNECRELEELNPREGGDIYLTPMNMTTDPDSPPKPKTETESHADDDQKTA, from the coding sequence ATGTTCTTTCCCGGACTGTTTCGAAAATCCGCCGACCCGATGACCTCACGGGAACTCAGTGAACTGATCGGCCTGTCGTATGACACCTACACCGGACGGCGGGTCAGCCCCCGGATGGCCATGCAGCTTACCGCCGTTTTTAGCTGCGTGCGGGTACTGGCGGAATCGGTCGGCATGCTGCCCTGTTCGCTGTATGAACAACTGGCGCGGGGGAACAAACGGGCGACCCGCGAACGGCTGAACACCCTGCTGTCGGTAAAACCCAACAACTACATGACGCCCCAGGAATTCTGGGAGCTGCTGATTGCCTGTCTGTGTCTGCGCGGCAACTTCTACGCCTACAAAGTCAAGGCGCTCGGCGAAGTGGTGGAACTCCTGCCCCTTGAGCCGGGCAGCGTTGTACCCAAACTGAACAGTGACTGGTTGCCGGAATATCAGGTCACCTTCCCGAACGGGGATAGCCGGACACTGACCCAGGATGAGATCTGGCATGTGCGTATCTTCACACTGGATGGCCTGATCGGATTAAGCCCGATTGCCTATGCGCGGCAGGCGATTGGACTCGGGCTGGCCACCGAAGAGCACGGCTCCCGGCTGTTCGGTAACGGTGCCGTGACCAGTGGCGTACTGCAAACGGATCAGTCATTGACCGATGACGCCTTTGACCGCCTGAAAGCGGATTTTGAATCCCGCCATCAGGGACTGGTCAACGCCCATAAACCAATGATCCTTGAGATGGGGCTGCAATGGAAACAGATTAGCCTGTCCGCCGAAGACGCCCAGTTTCTGGAAACCCGCAAATTTCAGCTTGAGGAGATTTGCCGCATCTTCCGTGTTCCCCTGCATATGGTGCAGAACACCGACCGGGCGACCTTTAATAACATTGAAAATCTGGGGATCGGTTTCATTAATTATTCACTGGTGCCATACCTGACCCGTATCGAGCAGCGGATTAATGCCGGACTGGTGAAAGGGACTAAGCAAGGGCAGTTTTATGCCAAGTTCAACACCGGGGCGCTGCTGCGCGGGGACATGAAATCCCGCTTTGAGGCGTACACCCGGGGCATTAACTGGGGGATTTACTCGCCGAACGAATGCCGGGAACTGGAAGAACTGAACCCGCGTGAAGGCGGGGATATCTACCTGACCCCGATGAACATGACCACTGATCCCGATTCACCCCCCAAACCCAAGACGGAGACTGAATCCCATGCCGATGATGACCAAAAAACGGCTTGA